One stretch of Daphnia pulicaria isolate SC F1-1A chromosome 6, SC_F0-13Bv2, whole genome shotgun sequence DNA includes these proteins:
- the LOC124342822 gene encoding putative defense protein — translation MMESKRSLPFVAGCLVLLVIGCFRISVDATPNGAPPEACATMTPQHGVDWQQKDCPFEIIVEKSTIYVGESLKIQLGIKSGVDVNEPAARGFKGFMIMAFDATGQNIEPIGIFDGTTPNTEIQTMDCPTPSKGPNYKAPKSGVTHTNNGFKKSVEVLWTPPADLLGPIIISATFVHEKDVIWVKESSSPVQIVPDPGTTSTVPTTTTEATTTVSTTTEETTTTPPTTTTSKPTTQGAAASVAGWTLLLGVVALSFLL, via the exons ATGATGGAGTCGAAGCGATCGCTTCCATTCGTGGCCGGATGCCTCGTTTTATTGGTTATCGGATGCTTCCGCATTTCCGTCGACGCCACTCCCAACGGCGCTCCGCCAGAAGCTTGCGCAACGATGACTCCACAACACGGAGTGGACTGGCAACAGAAGGATTGCCcgtttgaaatcattgttGAAAAG tcTACCATTTATGTGGGCGAAAGTCTCAAGATTCAGCTGGGAATCAAAAGTGGTGTGGATGTCAACGAGCCTGCCGCTCGTGGATTTAAAGGTTTCATGATCATGGCCTTTGACGCCACTGGCCAGAATATCGAACCGATTGGCATTTTTGACGGCACAACTCCCAACACCGAAATCCAGACCATGGACTGCCCAACTCCGTCGAAAGGTCCCAACTACAAGGCTCCAAag TCAGGCGTAACCCATACCAATAACggcttcaaaaaatccgtcgaAGTTCTATGGACGCCACCGGCTGATCTCCTGGGACCGATTATCATCTC GGCGACTTTTGTCCACGAGAAGGACGTCATCTGGGTCAAAGAATCTTCGAGTCCTGTTCAAATCGTTCCCGATCCCGGGACAACTTCAAcc GTTCCGACAACTACCACTGAGGCAACAACTACCGTATCAACTACCACGGaggagacaacaacaaccccaccAACGACGACTACGTCAAAGCCAACAACACAAGGAGCGGCTGCATCCGTCGCTGGATGGACGCTGTTGTTGGGTGTTGTCGCGCTGAGCTTTTTACTTTAA